The sequence CCCCACGGCGTCGTCGGCGGACGGCCTGCGGTCGAGCGGGCCTCGCCGCCGCCGTGCGGGTGGTCGACCGGATTCATGGCGATGCCGCGCACCTGCGGCCGGCGTCCGAGCCAGCGCGTGCGGCCCGCCTTGCCGATCACCTGGTTCTCATGCTCGAGATTGCCGAGCTGTCCGACGGTCGCGCGGCACACGACGGCGATCATGCGCACTTCGCCCGACGGCATGCGCACCTGCGCATAGTCGCCTTCTTTTGCCATGAGCTGCGCGGCGCCGCCGGCGCTGCGCACGAGTTTGCCGCCGCCGCCGGGCGTCAGCTCGATGTTATGGATGACCGTGCCCAGCGGGATGTTCGTCAGGGGCAACGCGTTGCCGGTCTTGATGTCCGCTTCGGGACCCGAGACCACGACGTCGTTGACCGCCAATCCCAAGGGCGCGAGGATGTAGCGCTTCTCGCCGTCGCGGTAATGCAGCAGCGCGATGCGCGCCGAGCGGTTGGGGTCGTATTCGATCGCCGCGACCTTGGCCGGCACGCCGTCCTTGCGCCGCGCGAAATCGATCCGACGGTACATCTGCTTGTGGCCGCCGCCGCGATGGCGCACGGTGATGTGCCCGTTGAAATTGCGCCCCGCGTGCTTCTTCTGCGACTCGATGAGCGAATTCTCGGGTTTGCTCTTGGTGACGTCGTCGAACGCCGTGATCGTCATGAAGCGGCGTCCGGGTGACGTCGGCCTGAATTTCTTTATCGCCATTATACGACCTTACGATTCAAAGTAGTTCACCCCGCCGAGCTCGATTTTGTCGCCCTCTTTGAGCGTCACGATCGCCTTCTTCCAGGCGCCGTGGGTCTGCACGGGCTTGCGGGTCGGACGGCGCATGTTGCGCCCCGTCTTGGCCGGCACGTTGGTCGTGTTGACGCGCAGCACCGTGACTTTGAACAGGCGCTGGACCGCGTCTTTGATGCTGTGCTTGGACGCGCGCGTGTCGACTTCGAACGCGTATTGGGAACGTGCGGTCGCCGCCACGGACTTCTCCGTGACCAGCGGACGCTTCACGACGCGGCGCATCTCAGGCACTGCACACCTCCGCCAGCGATTCGTACGCGTTCTTGGTGAAGATGACGCGGTCGTG comes from Candidatus Eremiobacteraceae bacterium and encodes:
- the rplB gene encoding 50S ribosomal protein L2 gives rise to the protein MAIKKFRPTSPGRRFMTITAFDDVTKSKPENSLIESQKKHAGRNFNGHITVRHRGGGHKQMYRRIDFARRKDGVPAKVAAIEYDPNRSARIALLHYRDGEKRYILAPLGLAVNDVVVSGPEADIKTGNALPLTNIPLGTVIHNIELTPGGGGKLVRSAGGAAQLMAKEGDYAQVRMPSGEVRMIAVVCRATVGQLGNLEHENQVIGKAGRTRWLGRRPQVRGIAMNPVDHPHGGGEARSTAGRPPTTPWGVMTMGKKTRRTKRTTKFIVKRRSKK
- the rplW gene encoding 50S ribosomal protein L23, translated to MRRVVKRPLVTEKSVAATARSQYAFEVDTRASKHSIKDAVQRLFKVTVLRVNTTNVPAKTGRNMRRPTRKPVQTHGAWKKAIVTLKEGDKIELGGVNYFES